From the Solanum stenotomum isolate F172 chromosome 4, ASM1918654v1, whole genome shotgun sequence genome, one window contains:
- the LOC125863334 gene encoding cysteine-rich repeat secretory protein 38-like has translation MSSSKLISCLFFLSSIAIVISTDPLFHFCSNSENFTANSYYAQNLKNLLGDLYLKTPPTGFSTSSIGQNHDQTNGLSLCRGDVSSNNCKSCVLDASEELGKRCPYDKEAIIWYDNCLLKYSNKDFLGNIDNTYKFYMWNVRVVSNPEYFNAKTKELLGSLSENAYKTSNLYAIGEMEIEENKKLYGLVQCTRDISNEDCKKCLDGIITEIPSCCDGKEGGRVVGGSCNFRYEIYPFVNIP, from the coding sequence atgTCTTCCTCAAAATTAATCTCTtgtctatttttcctttcatcCATTGCAATAGTGATTTCCACAGATCCACTCTTCCATTTTTGTTCAAACTCTGAAAATTTCACAGCCAATAGTTACtatgcacaaaatttaaaaaatctcttAGGTGATCTCTACTTGAAAACTCCTCCAACAGGATTCTCAACTAGCTCAATTGGGCAAAATCATGATCAAACAAATGGACTTTCTCTATGTCGCGGCGATGTTTCAAGCAATAATTGCAAATCTTGTGTATTAGATGCTAGTGAAGAACTTGGAAAACGTTGTCCTTATGATAAAGAAGCCATCATATGGTATGATAATTGTCTCTTGAAATATTCCAACAAAGATTTCTTAGGAAATATTGATAATACGTACAAGTTTTATATGTGGAATGTTCGCGTTGTGAGTAATCCTGAATATTTCAATGCAAAAACTAAGGAATTGTTGGGGAGCTTGAGTGAAAATGCTTATAAAACGTCGAATTTGTATGCAATTGGAGAAATGGAgattgaagaaaataagaaattgtATGGATTGGTTCAATGTACAAGAGATATTTCTAATGAGGACTGTAAGAAGTGTCTTGATGGTATTATTACTGAAATTCCAAGTTGTTGTGATGGAAAAGAAGGTGGAAGAGTTGTTGGTGGAAGTTGTAACTTTAGATATGAAATATACCCTTTTGTTAATATTCCTTAG